The Apis mellifera strain DH4 linkage group LG13, Amel_HAv3.1, whole genome shotgun sequence genome includes a region encoding these proteins:
- the LOC727618 gene encoding farnesyl pyrophosphate synthase, with the protein MFYILSRYINLCERNTQKIFNSINIRKNLLWWKYQESRYFSYKINTSLKFHTYLSNNVQEYVNSFKDERNELMAMWPDILRELTDKDNEELPDVKKWTKKILEYYVPKGEKRRSVSLIVAYKLLASQDQLTEKNIHLTRILAWNVEIMQAFHIMIDDILDNVNIGRNQPTCHVKIGLGAINDSLIMKTCTYKLIRKYFKSKNCYTDIVDILLKYHTKTVHGKCLNILTSIDSGKNANFKVFSMDQYNHLIKHKTSYFSFILPFSLAMRFAGIIDLEMHREAEKILTKISHLFQVQNDFLNYYSKEEIEGKSGIQTDIQKGKCTWPIVIALERATAEQKRILKECYGVADEEKVKRVKEIYDKIDISNIYFNYEEETHNLLNTYIQQLSSKLPPEYFLYLLATSCSKVGRKH; encoded by the exons atgttttatattctatCAAGATATATCAATTTGTGTGAACGAAATAcacaaaaaatctttaattctataaatattagaaaaaatttattatggtgGAAATATCAAGAATCAAGATACtttagttataaaataaatacgtctttaaaatttcatacttactt ATCAAATAATGTACAAGAATATGTCAATTCGTTTAAAgatgaaagaaacgaattaaTGGCTATGTGGCCCGATATTCTCCGTGAATTGACGGACAAAGATAATGAAGAATTACCAGATGTTAAAAAATGGACAAAAAag atattggaatattatgtTCCAAAAGGAGAAAAACGGAGATCAGTATCACTTATAGTCGCATATAAATTGCTGGCGTCTCAAGATCAGTTaacggaaaaaaatattcatttaactcGTATTCTAGCCTGGAATGTAGAAAta ATGCAAGCATTTCACATAATGATAGatgatattttagataatgtaaatataggaCGAAATCAACCAACCTGCCATGTAAAAATTGGATTAGGTGCAATTAATGACagtttaattatgaaaacatGTACATATAAGCTTattaggaaatattttaagtcgaaaaattgttatacagACATCGTGGATATACTTTTGAAG tatcATACAAAAACAGTGCATGGTAAATGTCTAAATATATTGACATCGATAGATTCGGGAAAGAATgcgaattttaaagttttttctaTGGATCAATACAATCatctaataaaacataaaacatcttatttctcatttatacTTCCGTTCAGTCTTGCTATGCGTTTc GCTGGCATAATCGATCTAGAAATGCATCGGGAAGCAGAAAAAATTCTAACTAAAATAAGTCATCTTTTCCAAgtacaaaatgattttttgaattattacagtaaagaagaaattgaaggaaaaaGTGGCATACAAACTGACATacaaaaaggaaaatgtaCATGGCCCATTGTGATAGCATTGGAGCGAGCAACAGCcgaacaaaaaagaattttaaaa GAATGTTATGGAGTAGCTgatgaagaaaaagtaaaacgtgtaaaagaaatttatgacaAGATagatatatcaaatatctattttaattacgaagaagaaacgcataatttattgaatacatatatacaacaaTTATCTTCAAAACTTCCacctgaatattttttatatttactcgCTACATCATGTAGTAAAGTAGGACGAAAACATTAG
- the LOC551910 gene encoding farnesyl pyrophosphate synthase, with translation MSYILSRYINLPLCERNTQKIFNSINLNIRKSSLWWKCQESRIGYNQKNRIFYKINMPLKYYTSNNVQQFVDSFKNERNELMTIWPDIVRELTEEDNEELSDINKWTTEILEYNVPKGEKWRSVSLIVAYKLLASQDQLTKENIRLARILAWCIEIMHAVHIVMNDIVDHADMRRNQPTWHVKVGLGAINDALIMETCIQKLLEKHFKLKNCYVELMNIFWKYNKKTGHGHRLDIFISTNWRKKANFDLFSMDRYNTLVKYKMSCLSFIFPFSLAMRFAGVIDSEMHREAEKILLKIGHFYQVQNDFLNYYSKEEIGGKSETDIQEGKCTWPIVIALERATAEQKRILRECYGVADEEKVKHVKEIYDKIGISNIYFDYEEETHNLLNTYIQQLSSKLPSEYFLYLLATSCSKVGRKH, from the exons atgtcttatattttatcaagatatatcaatttacCGTTATGTGAACGAAatacacaaaaaatttttaattctataaatttaaatattagaaaaagttCATTATGGTGGAAGTGCCAAGAATCAAGAATAGGATATAATCAGAAGAataggatattttataaaataaatatgcctttaaaatattatac ATCAAACAATGTACAACAATTTGTTGATTCgttcaaaaatgaaagaaacgaattaaTGACCATATGGCCCGATATTGTTCGTGAATTGACGGAAGAAGATAATGAAGAATTATCGGATATTAACAAATGGACTACAGaa atattggaatataatgttccaaaaggagaaaaatggaGATCAGTATCGCTTATAGTCGCATATAAATTGCTGGCGTCTCAAGATCAattaacgaaagaaaatattcgtttagCTCGTATTTTAGCTTGGTGTAtagaaata atgcaTGCAGTTCACATAGTGATGAATGATATTGTAGATCATGCAGACATGCGACGAAATCAACCAACCTGGCATGTAAAAGTTGGATTAGGTGCAATTAATGATGCTTTAATTATGGAAACATGTATACAGAAGCTTCTtgagaaacattttaaattgaaaaattgttatgtaGAACTCATGAATATATTCTGGAAA tataataaaaaaacagggCATGGTCATCgtctagatatttttatatcaacaaATTGGAGGAAGAAGGCgaattttgatcttttttcaATGGACCGATACAATActttagtaaaatataaaatgtcttGCTTATCATTCATATTTCCATTCAGTCTTGCTATGCGTTTC GCTGGCGTAATCGATTCAGAAATGCATAGAGAAgcagaaaaaattttgttaaaaataggTCATTTTTACCAAgtacaaaatgattttttgaattattacagTAAAGAAGAAATCGGAGGAAAAAGTGAAACTGACATACAAGAAGGAAAATGTACATGGCCCATTGTGATTGCATTGGAGCGAGCTACAGCcgaacaaaaaagaattttaaga gAATGTTATGGAGTAGCTgatgaagaaaaagtaaaacatgtgaaagaaatttatgacaAAATAGGTATATCGAATATCTATTTTGATTACGAAGAAGAAAcgcataatttattgaatacatatatacaacaaTTATCTTCGAAACTTCcatctgaatattttttatacttactcGCTACATCATGTAGTAAAGTAGGACGAAAACATTAG